In Sulfuricurvum sp., the following are encoded in one genomic region:
- a CDS encoding RDD family protein, whose protein sequence is MNNDIETLILREKLQLSSIRSRTAAFGIDELLLSMLLMIILWDSINAATTVEAMIEVINTFILEYMMIKIAYQTFFTMQYGATIGKIVMKIRVVEITTLSHPSFLSAFNRSVFRIVSEVLFYLGFLWAMFDPYRRSWHDLSAKTLVIDV, encoded by the coding sequence ATGAACAACGACATCGAAACGCTTATATTACGCGAAAAGCTTCAACTCTCTTCGATACGCTCTCGAACGGCTGCTTTTGGGATTGATGAATTATTGCTTTCGATGCTTTTAATGATTATTTTATGGGACTCTATAAATGCGGCTACAACCGTAGAAGCAATGATTGAAGTGATTAACACCTTCATTTTAGAATACATGATGATTAAAATTGCGTACCAAACATTTTTTACAATGCAATACGGTGCAACCATCGGGAAAATTGTTATGAAAATACGGGTTGTTGAAATCACTACCCTCTCGCATCCCAGTTTTTTAAGTGCTTTCAATCGGAGTGTTTTTCGAATTGTCAGCGAAGTCCTTTTCTATCTTGGATTCTTGTGGGCAATGTTTGATCCTTATCGTCGCTCATGGCACGATTTAAGTGCTAAAACACTGGTAATTGATGTCTAA
- the guaA gene encoding glutamine-hydrolyzing GMP synthase → MKDVNIIVLDFGSQYTQLIARRLREDKVYCEVLPYHTKIDAIKAKNPKGIILSGGPSSVYNKDAYTVDQGVYALGIPVLGICYGMQRIAVDFGGSVIRSDHHEYGKAELTIDMTQHSPLFSGCEDERTVWMSHSDKVDVLPEGFVPIAYSPNSPYAAIANEEKMVYAMQYHPEVNHSEEGYLMLRNFARTICGITEKWDMGHFLKEQIIKIRAQVGDGKVLCALSGGVDSSVVAALLYEAIGNQLIPVFVDNGLLRKGERDSVENIFKVHLKVPLVVADASENFLGKLAGVTDPETKRKIIGHTFIEVFEQEAKKHDGIKFLAQGTLYPDVIESVSVNGPSVTIKSHHNVGGLPDWMDFELIEPLRDLFKDEVRKLGIELGLPESLVNRHPFPGPGLGIRIMGEVNKVDLDLLREADAILLDELKASGYYTKTWQAFAVLLNVKSVGVMGDNRTYDNTVCVRVVEAVDGMTATFAHLPHTLLERISRRIINEVDGINRVVYDISSKPPATIEWE, encoded by the coding sequence GTGAAAGACGTCAATATTATCGTTCTCGATTTTGGTTCCCAGTATACTCAGCTCATTGCTCGCCGTTTGCGCGAAGATAAAGTTTATTGTGAAGTACTTCCGTACCACACTAAAATCGATGCTATCAAAGCAAAAAATCCTAAAGGGATTATCCTCAGCGGTGGACCTTCATCGGTTTATAACAAAGACGCTTATACGGTCGATCAAGGGGTTTATGCACTTGGTATCCCTGTTTTGGGTATCTGTTATGGGATGCAACGTATCGCGGTCGATTTCGGCGGAAGTGTTATCCGAAGTGATCACCATGAGTATGGCAAAGCGGAACTTACCATCGATATGACGCAACACTCCCCTCTTTTTAGTGGGTGTGAAGATGAGCGTACCGTTTGGATGAGCCATTCGGATAAAGTAGATGTATTACCGGAGGGGTTCGTTCCTATCGCGTATTCTCCGAATTCTCCCTATGCGGCTATCGCCAATGAAGAGAAGATGGTCTATGCGATGCAATACCATCCGGAAGTGAACCACTCAGAAGAGGGGTATTTGATGCTCCGTAATTTCGCTCGTACAATCTGTGGAATTACCGAAAAATGGGATATGGGACATTTCCTCAAAGAGCAAATCATCAAAATCCGTGCTCAAGTGGGTGATGGAAAAGTTCTTTGTGCACTCAGCGGCGGTGTTGATTCATCCGTTGTTGCGGCATTGTTGTACGAAGCAATCGGCAATCAGCTGATTCCCGTATTCGTCGATAACGGCTTACTTCGCAAGGGAGAGCGTGATTCGGTCGAAAATATTTTCAAAGTGCATCTCAAAGTTCCTCTCGTGGTCGCTGATGCATCAGAAAATTTTCTCGGTAAACTCGCAGGTGTAACCGATCCTGAGACGAAACGTAAAATTATCGGGCATACATTCATCGAAGTGTTTGAACAAGAAGCCAAAAAACACGATGGGATTAAATTCCTAGCACAAGGGACGTTGTACCCTGACGTTATTGAATCAGTATCGGTTAACGGTCCATCGGTGACAATCAAAAGCCATCATAACGTTGGTGGATTACCTGATTGGATGGATTTCGAGTTGATTGAACCATTACGTGATTTGTTTAAAGACGAAGTTCGTAAATTAGGAATTGAACTTGGTCTCCCTGAATCTTTGGTCAATCGCCATCCGTTTCCGGGACCGGGTTTGGGTATCCGTATCATGGGTGAAGTGAACAAAGTCGATTTGGATTTGCTTCGTGAAGCCGATGCGATTTTGCTCGATGAGCTTAAAGCGAGCGGTTATTACACCAAAACATGGCAGGCGTTTGCGGTTCTCTTGAACGTCAAATCGGTCGGTGTTATGGGGGATAACCGTACTTATGACAACACCGTATGTGTCCGCGTTGTCGAAGCGGTGGATGGAATGACGGCAACATTTGCTCACCTTCCGCATACGTTGTTAGAGCGTATCAGTCGTCGTATTATCAACGAAGTAGACGGCATTAACCGTGTTGTTTATGATATCAGCTCAAAACCACCCGCAACCATCGAGTGGGAGTAA
- the nadB gene encoding L-aspartate oxidase, with product MRYDVVIIGAGVAGLYAAIGLPKHLKVLILSKSHPWECNTYYAQGGVTTAYDTEDIELHVSDTLEAGAGMCDKQAVQMMSEQSQEVIEDLIGRGFLFDTDANGNLLYTQEAAHSRSRILHAGGDATGRYLHHFLLHQNPHPMLCNATVTDLLIEDNRCCGVEVYTEGARKLIYADNVIIASGGVGSLYEYHTNSSFISADIHGICLEKGIKLESMEMMQFHPTVFVSGSGARKLLLTEALRGEGAWIVDENGYRFLYEYDERGEMAPRDIVSRAIFDYKQRTSSQVYISCAHFDKEYFQNRFPNIFKALRDLGYNLPQDRVPISPAFHYAIGGIKSDLEGRVPNYDGLYVVGEAACTGVHGANRLASNSLLEGLVFGRRASESILSSIPSHCRQIFELSSEPLEMVGDKEKKDALRRLMWDKVSIVRTQEGLNEALRLIEEMLSSKVGRLLKLRLLSARAIVQSALNRHESIGVHYRISS from the coding sequence TTGCGTTATGATGTTGTCATTATCGGTGCCGGAGTTGCGGGATTATACGCGGCGATAGGATTACCGAAACATTTAAAAGTCCTAATACTCAGTAAATCTCATCCGTGGGAGTGTAATACCTACTATGCACAAGGGGGCGTTACTACCGCGTATGATACGGAGGATATTGAGCTGCATGTAAGCGATACACTCGAAGCCGGAGCAGGGATGTGTGATAAGCAAGCCGTTCAAATGATGAGTGAACAATCGCAAGAGGTTATTGAGGATTTAATTGGGCGGGGATTTTTATTTGATACCGATGCAAACGGAAATTTGCTCTATACCCAAGAGGCTGCCCACTCGCGAAGCCGAATTTTACATGCGGGCGGAGATGCTACGGGGCGGTATTTGCACCATTTTTTACTCCATCAAAATCCCCATCCGATGTTGTGCAATGCAACCGTTACCGATTTACTGATTGAGGATAACCGTTGTTGCGGTGTTGAGGTGTATACGGAAGGTGCTCGTAAGCTTATTTATGCCGACAATGTGATTATTGCCAGTGGCGGTGTGGGTTCACTCTATGAATATCATACAAATTCCAGTTTTATTAGTGCTGATATTCATGGTATTTGTCTCGAAAAAGGGATTAAACTCGAATCAATGGAGATGATGCAGTTCCATCCTACGGTCTTTGTTTCAGGGAGTGGTGCACGAAAATTACTCCTCACAGAAGCTCTTCGTGGAGAAGGTGCATGGATTGTGGATGAAAACGGGTATCGCTTTTTGTATGAATACGATGAGCGGGGGGAAATGGCTCCGCGTGATATCGTGAGTCGAGCTATATTTGATTATAAACAGCGTACATCGAGTCAGGTTTATATCTCTTGTGCACATTTTGATAAAGAGTACTTTCAAAACCGTTTTCCCAATATTTTTAAGGCTTTACGTGATTTGGGATATAACCTTCCACAAGATCGTGTCCCTATTTCTCCTGCATTTCACTATGCTATCGGAGGGATAAAAAGTGATTTGGAAGGGAGAGTTCCAAACTACGATGGATTGTATGTTGTCGGGGAAGCGGCGTGTACGGGAGTGCATGGAGCGAATCGTTTAGCGAGTAATTCATTGTTAGAGGGATTGGTTTTCGGTCGTCGTGCTTCAGAATCAATCCTTTCGTCGATACCGAGCCATTGCAGACAAATATTTGAGCTCTCTAGCGAGCCGTTAGAGATGGTGGGTGATAAAGAGAAAAAAGATGCTTTGCGACGATTGATGTGGGACAAAGTATCTATTGTTCGGACTCAAGAGGGGTTAAATGAAGCGTTGCGTCTTATCGAAGAGATGTTAAGCTCGAAGGTTGGGCGATTGTTAAAATTACGATTATTGAGTGCTCGTGCTATTGTCCAATCGGCATTAAATCGACACGAATCGATAGGGGTTCACTATCGGATATCTTCGTAA
- a CDS encoding lipoprotein — protein MKKVLLFVVALVVLSGCGYKAPPYYEPKSEEVKKVAL, from the coding sequence ATGAAAAAAGTGTTATTGTTTGTGGTGGCACTGGTCGTGTTAAGCGGTTGCGGATATAAAGCTCCTCCCTATTACGAACCAAAGTCTGAAGAGGTAAAAAAAGTTGCGTTATGA
- a CDS encoding cation:proton antiporter, which produces MEIVTTLILLYLLIIITASLWASQKTGIADVLFYLIGGLAAVNLHLLSPHSATIETFAFIGSIFLFFYLGLEENLQGFSDGIKKGWKIAIAGVILPFGVIYGTLFLLTHDTIKSIVFAMAFAPTSIGIAFLTLNTLKFNAKSKLQPTIVAAALTDDVLSLILWGILGGVLVSLQNSSSVAISLETLGTLAIKPISNFLFFAISMALIAYLFFLFRPTSALLEQNTLSSLFIKTKNSIYRRIGANQFLGRQELNSAIIIMIFLAFLGAFIAEYFATSVALGAYFMGLIINKEHFGDESAGQEQLFHESSEKIRFLTLYLFAPIFFISIGLQMEIASFTLLASILGKALLVSGVLFLAQFVAASFTARYINHLPWRSATLIGIAMQGRAEVTFLVAMAALSMKLITSTDLLLISISAFILNLSVPFLLKMAAHYHEKKDYEDIR; this is translated from the coding sequence GTGGAAATAGTTACAACATTAATTTTACTCTACCTTCTAATCATCATTACCGCCTCATTATGGGCTTCTCAAAAAACAGGCATTGCCGATGTTCTCTTTTACCTTATCGGTGGACTGGCAGCCGTTAATCTCCACCTTTTATCACCCCATTCGGCGACCATAGAGACATTTGCTTTTATCGGGAGTATTTTTCTATTTTTCTATTTGGGTCTTGAAGAAAACCTACAAGGCTTTAGTGACGGGATAAAAAAAGGGTGGAAAATAGCGATAGCAGGGGTTATACTCCCTTTTGGCGTCATCTACGGTACACTTTTTTTGCTAACACATGATACGATTAAATCCATCGTTTTTGCTATGGCATTTGCCCCGACCTCTATCGGTATCGCTTTTTTAACCCTTAATACCCTTAAATTTAACGCTAAATCAAAACTTCAACCCACTATCGTCGCCGCCGCACTCACAGACGATGTTCTCTCCCTCATCTTGTGGGGGATTCTCGGAGGTGTTTTAGTTTCACTTCAAAATTCTTCATCGGTAGCAATTTCACTCGAAACACTCGGTACACTTGCGATTAAACCCATTTCAAATTTTCTTTTCTTTGCCATATCGATGGCACTTATCGCTTATCTTTTTTTCCTTTTTCGCCCCACATCGGCATTGTTAGAACAAAATACCCTATCCTCACTCTTCATCAAAACAAAAAATTCTATCTACCGACGTATTGGAGCAAACCAATTTTTGGGGAGACAAGAGCTCAATTCAGCCATCATCATTATGATATTTTTGGCCTTTTTAGGCGCATTTATTGCAGAATATTTTGCTACCAGCGTTGCATTAGGTGCTTATTTCATGGGACTTATCATTAACAAAGAGCATTTTGGTGATGAAAGCGCAGGACAAGAACAACTCTTTCATGAATCGAGCGAAAAAATTCGCTTTTTAACCCTCTATTTATTTGCACCCATTTTTTTTATTAGTATCGGCTTGCAAATGGAAATCGCAAGTTTTACACTATTAGCGAGTATTTTAGGAAAAGCACTACTCGTTTCGGGGGTACTCTTTTTAGCTCAATTTGTTGCAGCGAGCTTTACAGCACGCTACATTAATCATCTCCCATGGCGTTCCGCTACACTCATCGGGATTGCGATGCAAGGGCGCGCCGAAGTGACTTTTTTGGTCGCGATGGCAGCTTTATCGATGAAACTAATCACCTCTACCGATCTATTACTCATCTCGATTAGTGCATTTATCCTTAACCTCAGCGTCCCATTTTTATTAAAAATGGCTGCTCACTATCATGAAAAAAAAGATTACGAAGATATCCGATAG
- a CDS encoding uroporphyrinogen-III synthase has translation MRPIYLISKTPYDGVIHIPILTISFLAPSIDFSQYEGVILTSKQAVLALENYKFDWNQLQCICVSEGTATLAREVGAVDVEVGDGYGESIPSVLNSKKREGKWLYLRPKVVASDWIEVAREYGYDINEVIGYETTCNPEANNFHLSQEGVLIFTSPSTIRCFIQNHSILPSHKVVVIGLTTQKALPCGIVSYLSPTMSVESAVTLARQIASENVNSSPF, from the coding sequence TTGCGCCCCATCTATCTCATCTCGAAAACCCCTTATGATGGGGTTATTCACATCCCTATACTCACTATCTCTTTTTTAGCTCCATCTATCGATTTTTCCCAATATGAAGGAGTTATCCTCACCTCCAAACAGGCTGTTTTAGCTTTAGAAAATTATAAGTTCGATTGGAATCAGCTTCAATGCATCTGTGTATCGGAAGGTACGGCTACGTTAGCAAGGGAAGTTGGGGCAGTTGATGTTGAAGTAGGAGATGGGTATGGAGAGTCGATTCCGAGTGTTTTAAACTCAAAAAAACGTGAAGGTAAATGGCTTTATCTCCGTCCGAAAGTAGTGGCATCGGATTGGATTGAGGTGGCACGTGAATATGGGTATGATATCAATGAGGTGATAGGGTATGAGACAACATGTAACCCCGAAGCGAATAATTTTCACCTCTCGCAAGAGGGGGTATTGATTTTTACTTCACCATCCACCATCCGATGTTTTATCCAAAATCATTCTATTCTCCCCTCTCATAAAGTTGTTGTCATCGGCTTAACAACCCAAAAAGCTCTTCCTTGCGGGATAGTTTCGTATCTTAGTCCAACGATGAGTGTCGAATCTGCTGTCACTTTAGCGCGTCAAATTGCCTCTGAAAACGTAAATTCATCACCCTTTTAA
- a CDS encoding PAS domain-containing protein encodes MERPTALDEEYFFEGRAIVSETDLDGVITFANRRFCEISGYSASELVGQPHNIIRHPDMPKAAFAQVWKTIQSGTIWHGLVKNLRKDGKYYWVDTEVSPIYDNDGVVKGYMAARKPASRKNIEETAQIYKQMLEQES; translated from the coding sequence ATGGAGAGACCAACCGCACTCGATGAAGAATATTTTTTCGAAGGACGTGCTATTGTTAGCGAAACTGATCTTGACGGAGTTATTACTTTTGCCAATCGACGCTTTTGTGAAATATCGGGATACAGTGCCAGTGAACTAGTAGGTCAGCCTCATAATATCATTCGTCATCCCGATATGCCCAAAGCTGCGTTTGCTCAAGTATGGAAAACAATTCAATCCGGGACTATTTGGCATGGACTTGTAAAAAACTTACGCAAAGACGGAAAATATTATTGGGTAGATACTGAAGTCTCTCCTATCTATGATAATGACGGAGTTGTCAAAGGGTACATGGCGGCTCGCAAACCCGCATCACGAAAAAATATCGAAGAGACCGCACAAATTTACAAACAAATGCTTGAGCAAGAAAGCTAA
- the uvrC gene encoding excinuclease ABC subunit UvrC — protein sequence MAVIEKIRSLPHSPGIYQYLDPKGRILYIGKAKDLSKRVKSYFNLTPTLSPKSTLSLRIQKMLSEAISLHYIVVEKEHDALILENSLIKQLSPKYNVLLRDDKTYPYIYIDLNEHYPRFDITRKVLNGKNIRYFGPYSSGARDILDSLYEMLPLVQKKSCLRSKKVCLFYQMHQCLGPCELDVAKEYYLTFVNTAISWIQNKALLIPKIKDKMEFYAEALRFEEAMGLRDRLERIEKSVVATAIDLARNVSFDIFAIATHKNRGCILRLFIRDGKIASSSHDFFTINDNFSLDEGYEQALLNYYGTTKPPIIVPILTTHTYEEKGWIEEYLSQLFEKKALLETPKIGVKKELTTLAYNNAIELLKTDKPKNYELLAPLKELFELEKLPNRIEIFDNSHLSGVATVGSMVTYADGEFQKSSYRTYHLHQRDEYGQMDEMLRRRIESFSENPPPDLWVLDGGSTLRNLAVELLNSMGVSLDVIAISKEKIDVKAHRAKGSARDILHIHNDILRLEPYDKRLQFIQMLRDEAHRSAITFHKKTKLKLDQETKFLSLKGITKPKIAKLLEYYGTFEGIKNSSFETLVELIGTQDATIIQNISRIEQN from the coding sequence ATAGCCGTGATTGAAAAAATACGCTCCTTGCCCCACTCTCCTGGAATCTACCAATATCTCGATCCGAAAGGGAGAATTCTCTACATCGGAAAGGCAAAAGACCTCTCCAAACGGGTGAAAAGCTATTTTAACCTCACCCCTACCCTCTCCCCAAAATCAACCCTTTCGTTGCGCATCCAAAAAATGCTCTCCGAGGCAATATCGTTACACTATATCGTCGTCGAAAAAGAACATGACGCACTAATTTTAGAGAATTCTCTCATCAAACAGCTCTCTCCCAAATACAATGTCCTCTTGCGCGATGACAAAACTTACCCCTACATTTACATCGATTTAAATGAACATTACCCCCGTTTCGACATAACCCGAAAAGTTTTAAATGGTAAAAATATCCGCTATTTCGGACCCTATTCGAGCGGTGCACGCGATATTTTGGATTCTCTGTATGAGATGCTTCCGCTGGTGCAAAAAAAGAGCTGTTTACGTAGTAAAAAAGTGTGCCTTTTCTACCAAATGCACCAATGTTTAGGTCCTTGTGAATTGGACGTTGCTAAAGAGTACTACCTCACTTTTGTCAACACGGCAATTTCATGGATTCAAAATAAAGCATTACTTATCCCAAAAATCAAAGATAAAATGGAATTTTATGCCGAAGCACTGCGATTTGAAGAAGCGATGGGACTGCGTGATCGGTTAGAGCGGATTGAAAAAAGTGTCGTCGCTACCGCTATCGATTTGGCACGAAACGTCTCGTTTGATATTTTTGCCATTGCTACCCACAAAAACCGAGGATGTATCCTCCGTCTTTTCATCCGTGATGGTAAAATCGCCTCCAGTTCACACGATTTTTTTACCATCAACGATAATTTTTCACTCGATGAGGGGTATGAACAAGCACTCCTTAACTACTACGGAACGACTAAACCCCCCATTATCGTCCCCATTCTTACCACACATACGTATGAAGAAAAAGGGTGGATAGAGGAGTATCTCAGCCAGCTTTTCGAGAAGAAAGCACTCTTAGAAACTCCAAAAATAGGGGTTAAAAAAGAGCTAACTACCTTAGCTTACAATAATGCTATAGAACTGTTAAAAACCGATAAACCGAAAAATTATGAACTTCTTGCACCTCTTAAAGAGCTTTTTGAACTCGAAAAACTTCCCAACCGTATCGAAATTTTCGATAACTCTCACCTAAGCGGAGTCGCTACAGTGGGGTCAATGGTCACCTATGCCGATGGTGAATTTCAAAAAAGTAGCTATCGTACCTATCATCTCCACCAAAGGGATGAATATGGGCAAATGGACGAAATGCTCCGTCGCCGAATAGAGAGTTTTAGCGAAAATCCCCCTCCTGATTTGTGGGTTCTTGATGGGGGATCAACCCTGCGTAATCTTGCAGTAGAATTACTAAATTCTATGGGAGTTTCGTTAGACGTTATTGCAATTAGTAAAGAAAAAATTGATGTAAAAGCACATCGAGCCAAAGGTTCGGCACGAGATATTCTCCATATTCACAACGACATTTTGAGACTTGAACCCTATGATAAAAGACTTCAATTCATCCAAATGTTACGAGATGAAGCACATCGAAGTGCCATCACTTTTCACAAAAAAACAAAATTAAAATTAGATCAAGAGACCAAATTTCTCTCTCTTAAAGGGATAACAAAACCTAAAATTGCTAAACTATTGGAATATTATGGGACTTTTGAAGGAATCAAAAATAGCTCTTTTGAGACACTTGTCGAGTTAATTGGGACACAAGATGCCACAATTATTCAAAATATATCACGAATTGAGCAAAACTAA
- the purD gene encoding phosphoribosylamine--glycine ligase produces the protein MRIMVIGSGGREFAIGRVLKQDPEVSKLYFAPGNGATPMLGENVGIKDYHELAQFALDNGIDLTIVGPEGPLTDGVVDIFKAKGLVIFGPSKAAAQLEGSKVYMKNFLAKYNIPTARYIETDHIGDAFKFIESLTAPIVVKADGLCAGKGVIIAMSHEEAKVAVSEMLSGKSFGDAGKRVVVEEFLDGYELSMFALCDGKDFILLPAAQDHKRLLDNDEGPNTGGMGAYAPTPLVDDVIYEKVKERIIRPTLLGMQEEGAPFEGVLFIGIMVVKGEPITLEFNVRFGDPECEILMPLLKTPARELFYKAATKQLDSLTVEFYEKYAVGVVMASKNYPYDNSTPAEIVVDEIHHGDIAENTHIAYAGVAEEDGKLYATGGRVLVCVGVGESIKEARDRAYMLCGQVHYAGKKLRTDIAYQALR, from the coding sequence ATGCGAATAATGGTAATCGGTAGCGGTGGACGCGAATTTGCAATCGGTCGGGTTTTAAAACAAGACCCTGAAGTATCTAAGCTTTATTTCGCCCCCGGTAACGGTGCAACTCCTATGTTGGGCGAAAATGTCGGTATCAAAGATTATCATGAATTGGCTCAGTTTGCACTCGATAATGGCATTGATTTGACGATTGTTGGCCCTGAGGGACCGCTAACTGATGGAGTTGTCGATATTTTTAAAGCCAAAGGGTTGGTGATTTTCGGTCCAAGTAAAGCCGCCGCACAGTTGGAAGGCTCAAAAGTCTATATGAAAAACTTTTTGGCCAAATATAATATCCCGACGGCTCGCTATATTGAAACTGACCACATCGGTGATGCGTTCAAATTTATCGAATCATTAACGGCTCCGATTGTTGTTAAAGCAGATGGTTTGTGCGCGGGTAAAGGTGTTATCATCGCGATGAGTCACGAAGAGGCAAAGGTAGCTGTCTCTGAGATGTTGAGCGGAAAATCGTTCGGGGATGCAGGTAAACGGGTTGTTGTCGAAGAATTTTTAGATGGGTATGAGCTTTCCATGTTTGCACTGTGTGATGGAAAAGATTTTATCCTCCTCCCTGCCGCGCAAGATCATAAACGTCTTTTGGATAATGACGAGGGTCCTAATACTGGTGGGATGGGAGCGTATGCACCGACTCCACTTGTAGATGATGTGATTTATGAAAAAGTAAAAGAGCGTATTATTCGCCCAACGTTGCTCGGGATGCAAGAAGAGGGTGCGCCGTTTGAGGGTGTTTTGTTTATCGGAATTATGGTGGTCAAGGGTGAACCGATTACGCTCGAATTCAATGTCCGTTTCGGTGATCCTGAGTGTGAGATTTTGATGCCACTGCTCAAAACTCCTGCCCGTGAACTTTTTTACAAAGCGGCGACGAAACAATTAGATTCTCTCACTGTTGAGTTTTACGAAAAATATGCCGTCGGTGTGGTGATGGCGAGTAAAAATTATCCGTATGATAACTCTACCCCTGCTGAGATTGTGGTGGATGAGATACATCACGGTGATATTGCCGAAAACACCCATATCGCGTATGCGGGGGTAGCCGAAGAAGATGGGAAGCTCTATGCCACGGGTGGACGGGTTCTTGTGTGTGTCGGTGTGGGTGAGAGTATTAAAGAGGCGCGTGATCGTGCCTATATGTTATGCGGTCAAGTCCATTATGCCGGTAAAAAACTCCGTACCGATATTGCTTATCAAGCACTGCGCTAA